In a genomic window of Helianthus annuus cultivar XRQ/B chromosome 10, HanXRQr2.0-SUNRISE, whole genome shotgun sequence:
- the LOC118482636 gene encoding protein IQ-DOMAIN 1-like: MELKLKFLNYCCGSSGSDRNNSELEQQRTKSVVSKKVAPSRPAPQSAPAMVASGSTSAPQNLHDFIYVCIYMCFSNNCNLSREFSLTKTNGFLSKPSFTEKLTNIASINWHREAVGPLTEYTIATRIQTAFRGFKARKFYYNSKRQMSNTLRNLQSWNRIQAHIRTSRLAMVEDSGIKQKKIEHQLRQNAKGHNLEVEWKGSHHMMTEALARKKQREEAIIKCERTMAYAFSHQWSAHSNSNLDANGSNLATYNWG, from the exons ATGGAGTTGAAGTTAAAATTTCTTAATTATTGCT GTGGTAGTTCTGGTTCTGATAGGAATAATTCTGAACTGGAGCAGCAGAGGACAAAATCAGTTGTTTCTAAAAAGGTAGCACCTTCAAGACCAGCACCCCAATCTGCCCCTGCAATGGTTGCTTCTGGTTCCACTTCGGCTCCTCAAAAT CTTCATGACTTCATATATGTATGTATCTATATGTGTTTTTCTAACAATTGTAATCTTTCACGTGAATTTTCACTAACTAAAACAAATGGATTTTTATCAAAACCTAGTTTCACAGAGAAACTAACAAATATTGCTAGCATTAATTGGCACCGTGAGGCTGTCGGTCCGCTTACTGAATATACAATAGCGACACGGATTCAAACTGCATTTAGGGGTTTTAAG GCAAGAAAGTTTTACTACAATTCGAAACGA CAAATGTCGAATACATTAAGAAATCTTCAATCGTGGAACAGGATACAAGCACATATAAGAACTAGCAGGCTTGCTATGGTGGAAGATAGCGGAATCAAACAAAAGAAGATTGAACATCAGTTGAGGCAAAATGCTAAGGGCCATAATCTCGAG GTGGAATGGAAAGGCAGCCATCATATGATGACCGAGGCTCTTGCGCGCAAAAAACAAAGAGAAGAAGCTATTATAAAGTGTGAACGCACAATGGCATACGCCTTCTCTCATCAA TGGAGTGCGCATTCTAATTCCAATTTAGATGCAAATGGTTCCAATCTCGCAACATATAATTGGGGTTGA